In the Girardinichthys multiradiatus isolate DD_20200921_A chromosome 4, DD_fGirMul_XY1, whole genome shotgun sequence genome, one interval contains:
- the LOC124867327 gene encoding uncharacterized protein LOC124867327 — translation MLRSASDPAVQGQSPAGAARGQGTGGEATGRQGHSEAPSCSTPIQRNMARCFPGLFKDKKGKAVKRAGIKRTPVAFFLLHKPTEKTPKHSEELTLLQAGLGKKTVQIPEDANHKEILDILCETYPKIKDLEGGWLIHKAMGGSGQRKLNVITPEEMGYTGSSLVKTWGGRGCLYIMPIEQVLDTTPLPFTAKEFQAMPRARCSSCHEQLLSVHVQTCFSTPDINESDREVIVLKDDTTAPSSPVGFDKNVSCPLCDNDSHRSLSKYMPACVVKRKGTAPY, via the exons ATGCTGCGATCAGCAAGTGACCCAGCTG TTCAGGGACAGAGTCCTGCTGGGGCAGCTAGGGGACAGGGAACAGGGGGAGAGGCAACAGGACGTCAGGGACATAGTGAGGCACCCTCATGTTCCACCCCAATTCAGCGAAACATGGCCAG atgttttccaggtctttttaaagacaaaaagggAAAGGCGGTAAAGAGGGCAGGAATAAAGAGAACACCGGTggcttttttccttttacacaaacccacagaaaaaacaccaaaacattCTGAGGAGCTAACCCTTCTTCAAGCTGGGTTAGGAAAGAAGACAGTTCAAATTCCTGAGGATGCAAATCACAAGGAG ATCTTAGACATTCTTTGTGAGACATATCCAAAAATAAAGGATCTAGAAGGGGGCTGGTTAATCCATAAAGCTATGG GAGGATCGGGCCAAAGAAAGCTCAATGTGATCACCCCAGAAGAGATGGGGTATACAGGGAGCAGTCTTGTAAAGACCTGGGGAGGCCGTGGGTGTCTGTATATAATGCCTATAGAACAGGTGCTGGACACAACTCCCCTCCCTTTTACGGCAAAGGAGTTCCAGGCTATGCCTAGAGCGCGATGTTCTTCGTGTCATGAACAGCTTCTCTCTGTTCATGTACAGACCTGCTTCAGTACACCAGACATCAATGAG AGTGACCGTGAAGTAATTGTCTTGAAAGATGATACAACT GCACCCAGTTCTCCAGTGGGATTTGACAAAAAT GTTTCCTGTCCATTGTGTGACAATGATTCACACAGGAGTTTATCCAAATACATGCCAGCATGTGTGGTGAAAAGGAAAGGCACAG CACCATACTAG